From Toxorhynchites rutilus septentrionalis strain SRP chromosome 2, ASM2978413v1, whole genome shotgun sequence, a single genomic window includes:
- the LOC129769561 gene encoding angiotensin-converting enzyme-like, translated as MCLLYLSVFISFVLFSYELEYTNNETNSPGQWFEQLNEELKELNHAAAEYAWESSTLPTQTSTVEKIIQLTVQKSHWTKAICSRGTQYGDLNASFSRALYLLCQSPRNSDEEIREITRLLGFMQGIYTGTQVCLEDDRSSQDSRRSLESVTYLKYNDSGDPVSNGVTCLYGEPDLEKIMANEIITEPNQPKSCSLDEERVLRWVWNSWRLAVGPPMKHSFKQLIDLMNDGARRAGFQDIGAAWRAELEIPNLRALVHQLWLDVKPLYHKLHAVLRYFLKNCYAELASFHRDGLIPAHLVGDMWSQNWEKHVASILPHEVNIERNFRAANWTSEHLAKRAEDFYSSMGLPMMSKNFWERSVFGRVGNVTKCHGSAGNMFDEDDYRMITCAGNTMSDFYVIVHEMGHIIYYMLASTQPTVFQDGTNSAFHESVGDTIHLAALNPLHLVRLGLLDSKYLQPEAADGLNSFDYALLLKTALIKIPAIPFSYVMDRYRWDLFDETIDFDTEANSYFWQLLEQEQGIRSPSEIDRTNLFDVASKYHFSDNTPYVRYFLANFLSFQILEGLCKKSIFGTLENPNELPMPLHRCDLYGSKRAGRLLKKALALGGSQHWSVVLKILTGSENISSAAMLNYFEPIVALLDRMIHDAKIPVGW; from the exons ATGTGTTTGTTGTATCTTagtgtttttattagttttgtaCTGTTCTCTTATGAATTGGAGTACACAAACAACG AGACCAATAGCCCAGGCCAGTGGTTTGAACAACTgaatgaagagctgaaagaaCTGAACCATGCGGCAGCAGAATACGCCTGGGAATCGAG CACATTGCCAACGCAAACATCAACAGtggagaaaataattcaacTGACGGTGCAAAAATCCCACTGGACGAAAGCAATATGCAGCAGGGGGACGCAATACGGAGATTTGAATGCTAGCTTCAGCAGGGCACTCTATCTTCTCTGTCAGTCGCCAAGAAACAGCGACGAGGAAATAAG agaaatcacTCGATTATTAGGCTTTATGCAAGGAATCTATACTGGAACACAAGTTTGTTTGGAGGATGACCGCAGTTCTCAGGATAGTCGGCGGTCTCTGGAGAGTGTAACCTATTTAAAATACAACGATTCTGGAGATCCTGTTTCAAATGGAGTAACTTGTCTGTATGGTGAACCAGATTTAGAGAAAATTATGGCTAATG AGATAATCACAGAACCGAACCAACCCAAAAGTTGTTCCCTAGATGAGGAACGAGTTTTACGATGGGTATGGAATTCCTGGAGACTAGCTGTGGGACCCCCGATGAAACATTCTTTTAAACAATTGATCGATCTAATGAACGACGGAGCTCGCAGAGCAGGCTTCCAGGACATTGGTGCAGCATGGCGAGCGGAACTGGAAATTCCAAATCTTCGCGCCCTGGTTCACCAACTTTGGTTGGATGTGAAACCACTCTACCATAAACTACACGCTGTGCTAAGATACTTCCTGAAGAACTGTTATGCCGAGTTGGCAAGTTTCCATCGCGATGGATTAATACCGGCGCATTTGGTCGGAGATATGTGGAGTCAGAATTGGGAAAAGCACGTGGCATCGATTCTTCCGCATGAGGTTAACATCGAGAGGAACTTTAGGGCAGCCAACTGGACCAGTGAACATTTGGCTAAACGGGCGGAAGATTTCTACTCTTCCATGGGATTGCCGATGATGAGCAAAAATTTTTGGGAGCGAAGTGTATTCGGGCGAGTCGGAAATGTTACTAAGTGCCACGGATCGGCCGGTAACATGTTCGATGAGGATGATTACAG GATGATCACATGTGCAGGAAACACGATGAGCGATTTCTATGTAATTGTCCACGAGATGGGCCACATTATATACTACATGTTGGCATCTACACAGCCCACTGTTTTCCAG GATGGTACGAACTCGGCATTCCACGAAAGCGTTGGTGATACAATCCATTTGGCTGCCCTGAATCCTCTGCATCTTGTTAG ACTTGGCCTGTTGGACTCGAAGTACCTACAACCCGAGGCTGCCGACGGCCTGAACTCATTTGACTACGCTCTTCTGCTGAAGACTGCACTCATCAAAATCCCCGCCATCCCGTTTTCCTACGTCATGGACCGCTACCGTTGGGATTTGTTTGATGAAACTATCGATTTCGACACCGAAGCCAATAGTTATTTCTGGCAGCTTCTGGAGCAAGAGCAAGGAATCCGGTCACCCTCCGAAATAGATCGAACGAATCTGTTTGACGTGGCTTCGAAATACCATTTCTCGGATAATACCCCCTACGTTagatactttttggcaaacttccTAAGCTTCCAAATTCTGGAAGGTCTTTGCAAGAAGTCCATCTTCGGAACGCTTGAGAACCCGAACGAACTACCGATGCCACTGCACAGGTGTGATTTGTACGGATCGAAACGGGCCGGTCGGCTGTTGAAGAAAGCTTTAGCACTGGGTGGATCCCAGCATTGGTCAgtggtgctgaaaattttgacCGGATCAGAAAACATATCGTCTGCAGCTATGTTGAATTATTTCGAACCCATAGTGGCGCTGTTGGATCGGATGATACACGACGCCAAAATTCCGGTAGGATGGTAG